In Leptolyngbya sp. SIO1E4, one DNA window encodes the following:
- a CDS encoding EAL domain-containing protein, with amino-acid sequence MRKLLVIEKEGAQRQSHLAILTQEGYETIVTDSLTSALDLARQQPPDLILCGLDLTGGDNHELLQQLQNKQDLLAIPVVLLTHTRDIDRWRQSVVLGADDCLVAPFTEKDLVEAISGRLRKQDALTNRYNTLMRHTAERLNRLAHYDSLTDLPNYQLLRQRLMQAMQRAAIGQQRVALLSLSLDRLRQVNNTLGYPAGDTLLRATARRLTGSLPRSTAVARLTGNQFAIVVPAPPDQATIAAIAEDIFDSLSRSFSLPGQEVFVTTSIGIAIFPDDTDDLSTLLRQADAALDWAKLQKSNSYRFYRPDMPVVSGDELQLETWLRYALERQEFEIYYQPKHSLQTNRIEGAEALIRWRHPEHGYISPARFVPLAEETGLIVPIGDWVLRTVCAQVARWLHDGQRPISVAVNLSSVQLNQSNLCQILDDILKETHLPPDHLELEVTETALMQDVETALTLLHRLKELGVRLAIDDFGTGYASLGYLRQLPIDILKIDTCFVRGIDQDTKNQIIIKRVIEMAHDLNLKVVAEGVEMQSEMELLRGYHCDLIQGYWVGLPMVAAELAQKI; translated from the coding sequence ATGCGAAAATTGTTGGTTATCGAAAAAGAGGGAGCGCAACGCCAATCGCATCTTGCCATTTTGACTCAGGAAGGTTACGAAACCATCGTTACAGATAGCCTGACGTCGGCTCTGGATCTCGCTCGCCAACAACCCCCCGATTTAATTCTGTGTGGCCTTGATTTAACGGGGGGCGACAATCATGAACTGCTGCAACAATTGCAAAACAAGCAAGATTTGTTAGCAATCCCTGTGGTGCTGCTGACCCACACCCGCGATATCGACCGTTGGCGCCAGAGCGTCGTCTTAGGTGCCGATGATTGTCTTGTGGCTCCGTTTACAGAAAAAGACCTGGTAGAGGCCATCTCTGGAAGGCTGCGGAAGCAAGATGCGCTCACCAATCGCTATAACACCCTCATGCGGCACACGGCTGAGCGCTTAAACCGCCTAGCCCATTACGACAGCTTGACCGACCTGCCAAATTATCAGCTGCTGCGGCAGCGGTTGATGCAGGCTATGCAGCGGGCAGCAATCGGCCAACAACGGGTTGCCCTGTTATCCCTCAGTTTGGATCGATTGCGCCAGGTGAATAACACATTGGGCTACCCTGCAGGCGACACGCTTCTGCGAGCAACCGCACGCCGCTTGACCGGGAGTTTGCCTCGCTCTACGGCAGTGGCACGTCTCACAGGCAATCAATTTGCCATTGTGGTGCCAGCCCCCCCCGATCAAGCCACGATAGCGGCGATCGCAGAAGACATTTTTGATAGCCTATCTCGTTCCTTTTCGTTGCCTGGGCAAGAGGTCTTTGTCACGACGAGTATCGGTATTGCGATTTTTCCGGACGATACTGACGACCTCAGCACCCTGTTGCGCCAGGCTGATGCCGCCCTAGACTGGGCCAAGCTACAAAAGAGCAATTCTTATCGATTTTATCGTCCAGATATGCCCGTCGTCTCTGGGGATGAGCTGCAGCTCGAAACATGGTTACGCTATGCCCTCGAGCGGCAAGAATTTGAAATCTACTATCAACCCAAACATAGCTTGCAAACCAATCGCATTGAAGGGGCAGAAGCGCTGATTCGGTGGCGACATCCTGAGCATGGCTACATTTCTCCAGCCCGCTTTGTGCCCCTAGCAGAAGAAACTGGGCTGATTGTGCCCATTGGAGATTGGGTGCTGCGAACCGTCTGTGCGCAGGTCGCTCGCTGGTTACACGACGGTCAAAGGCCGATTTCTGTGGCGGTTAACCTGTCCAGCGTGCAGCTTAACCAGTCTAATCTTTGCCAGATTTTAGATGACATCTTAAAGGAAACGCATCTACCTCCAGACCATCTAGAGCTGGAAGTCACGGAAACAGCTTTGATGCAGGATGTCGAGACCGCATTAACCTTACTTCATCGTCTCAAAGAATTAGGGGTGCGGCTGGCGATCGATGATTTTGGCACAGGCTATGCATCTCTCGGTTATTTGCGACAGTTACCCATTGACATTCTCAAAATCGATACCTGTTTTGTGCGTGGAATTGACCAAGATACCAAAAACCAAATCATTATCAAACGCGTGATTGAAATGGCCCATGATCTCAACCTCAAAGTCGTGGCAGAAGGGGTTGAAATGCAGTCAGAAATGGAACTCTTGAGAGGTTACCACTGTGATCTAATTCAAGGCTATTGGGTCGGTTTACCGATGGTTGCTGCCGAACTTGCCCAGAAAATTTAG
- the aroA gene encoding 3-phosphoshikimate 1-carboxyvinyltransferase has product MTASLLNITDSPPHQHLTVTVPTDGVALQGRIRIPGDKSISHRALMLGAIATGETRIQGLLLGEDPRRTANCFQAMGVQISALEDEWVVVRGVGLGNLQEPTDFLDAGNSGTTLRLMLGLLASHPGRFFAVTGDASLRSRPMGRVIKPLTLMGAKIWGRQNHTLAPLGVQGQALQPTHYTSPIASAQVKSCVLLAGLLTEGQTTVTEPSLSRDHSERMLRAFGADLAVDPATCSVTVTGPATLAGQTVIVPGDISSAAFWLVGAAITPGSEIVIENVGVNPTRTGILEALQAMNADITRENERVVTGEPVADLRVRYGPLTAATFEGDLIPRMIDEIPILAVAALFATGTTVIKDAAELRVKESDRIAAMASQLTLMGARVTELPDGLEIVGGMSTLTGTEVDSYTDHRVGMSLAIAALRAQGTTTLQRAEAAAISYPSFLTTLEHLCGISESEIL; this is encoded by the coding sequence ATGACCGCATCGTTACTCAATATTACGGATTCACCCCCTCACCAACACCTGACCGTCACGGTGCCAACAGATGGTGTAGCGCTGCAAGGTCGAATCCGCATTCCCGGAGATAAATCGATTTCTCACCGGGCTCTGATGTTAGGGGCAATTGCCACTGGAGAGACACGTATTCAAGGGCTACTGCTCGGAGAAGACCCCCGGCGAACGGCCAACTGCTTTCAGGCCATGGGCGTACAAATCTCAGCCTTAGAGGATGAGTGGGTGGTTGTGCGAGGCGTTGGCCTCGGCAATTTACAAGAGCCTACTGACTTTTTAGATGCCGGGAACTCTGGCACCACACTCAGGCTGATGCTGGGATTGCTGGCGTCTCATCCAGGACGCTTTTTTGCCGTCACTGGAGATGCATCCTTGCGATCGCGACCGATGGGACGCGTGATCAAACCCCTAACCCTGATGGGCGCCAAGATTTGGGGTCGTCAGAACCATACCCTGGCACCCTTAGGCGTGCAGGGGCAGGCGTTGCAGCCCACACACTACACCTCCCCCATTGCCTCAGCACAGGTAAAATCCTGCGTATTGCTGGCGGGGTTATTAACGGAGGGTCAAACAACCGTTACAGAGCCTAGTTTGTCTCGCGATCACAGCGAACGGATGCTGCGAGCTTTTGGGGCAGATCTAGCCGTTGATCCAGCGACGTGTTCGGTCACAGTCACTGGGCCTGCCACCTTAGCTGGGCAAACGGTGATTGTCCCAGGAGACATTAGCTCTGCAGCCTTTTGGCTAGTCGGGGCAGCCATTACCCCCGGCTCTGAAATCGTGATTGAAAATGTGGGTGTAAATCCAACTCGAACGGGGATTTTAGAAGCCCTGCAGGCGATGAATGCAGACATTACTCGCGAAAATGAACGGGTGGTGACAGGGGAACCTGTGGCTGACTTGCGGGTACGGTATGGCCCCCTGACAGCAGCGACCTTCGAGGGTGACTTGATTCCTCGAATGATTGATGAAATTCCGATCTTGGCCGTGGCTGCCCTGTTTGCAACAGGAACAACGGTGATTAAAGATGCCGCAGAATTGCGGGTGAAAGAAAGCGATCGCATCGCAGCTATGGCTTCCCAGTTAACCCTCATGGGAGCGCGCGTGACGGAGTTGCCGGATGGCCTCGAAATTGTTGGGGGAATGTCTACGCTGACAGGTACTGAAGTTGATAGCTACACCGATCACCGAGTGGGAATGAGTTTGGCGATCGCGGCCCTTCGAGCCCAAGGAACCACCACCCTACAGCGTGCAGAAGCCGCCGCCATCTCTTACCCATCCTTTCTAACCACCCTAGAGCACCTCTGTGGCATATCCGAGAGCGAGATTTTATAA
- the mnmE gene encoding tRNA uridine-5-carboxymethylaminomethyl(34) synthesis GTPase MnmE, which produces MSQTLLQGETIVAIATAIVPEQGSVGIVRMSGATAITIARALFHAPGKQPWESHRILYGYIQDPRIQQTIDEALMLLMESPRSYTREDVVEFHCHGGIMAVQQVLQLCLAHGARLAQPGEFTLRAFLNGRLDLTQAEGIADLVGAQSPQAAQVALAGVQGKLTQPIRELRTACLDILAEVEARIDFEDDLPALDEAAVAAKINQILLSVTQILDTAYQGELLRSGLKVAIVGRPNVGKSSLLNAWSRSDRAIVTDLPGTTRDVVESQLVVGGIPVQVLDTAGIREAQDQVEKIGIERSRTAAQAADLVLLTIDAQVGWSAADQQLYASVQHRPMILVINKIDLVGDTALPPLPNIGIPSVCTAAACNRGIEALEQTILKTIHADRLTASNVEVAVNQRQAATLTRVRTALEQVQATITNQLPLDFWTIDLRMAIHALGEVTGDEVTESMLDEIFSRFCIGK; this is translated from the coding sequence ATGAGTCAGACACTTCTTCAAGGTGAAACGATTGTTGCTATTGCCACGGCGATCGTGCCGGAGCAGGGTAGTGTGGGAATTGTCCGGATGTCTGGCGCTACAGCCATCACGATCGCCCGCGCCCTCTTTCATGCCCCAGGGAAACAGCCGTGGGAAAGTCATCGCATCTTATACGGGTACATCCAAGATCCGCGTATCCAGCAGACGATAGATGAAGCATTGATGTTATTGATGGAGTCTCCGCGCTCTTACACCCGTGAAGATGTGGTGGAGTTCCATTGTCACGGCGGCATTATGGCCGTACAGCAAGTTTTGCAGCTCTGTTTAGCGCACGGAGCCCGATTGGCCCAACCGGGGGAGTTTACGCTCCGAGCTTTCCTGAATGGCAGATTGGACTTGACCCAGGCCGAGGGCATTGCTGATTTAGTCGGCGCTCAGTCACCGCAAGCTGCACAGGTGGCTCTGGCAGGGGTACAGGGTAAGCTGACCCAGCCGATCCGCGAGCTACGGACCGCCTGCTTAGACATTTTGGCTGAGGTAGAAGCTCGCATTGATTTTGAGGATGATTTACCCGCTTTAGATGAAGCAGCAGTGGCCGCTAAAATCAACCAGATCTTGCTGTCTGTCACTCAGATTTTGGACACGGCCTATCAAGGCGAGCTGTTGCGATCAGGGTTAAAGGTCGCCATTGTGGGTCGTCCCAATGTGGGCAAGTCAAGCTTGCTCAATGCCTGGAGTCGAAGTGATCGCGCCATTGTCACGGATCTACCCGGGACAACCCGGGATGTGGTGGAGTCGCAACTGGTGGTCGGGGGCATTCCCGTTCAGGTACTGGATACCGCTGGTATCCGCGAAGCCCAAGATCAGGTCGAAAAAATCGGCATTGAGCGATCGCGAACAGCCGCCCAGGCAGCGGATCTTGTTCTGCTAACCATTGATGCCCAGGTCGGCTGGTCAGCAGCCGACCAACAGCTCTACGCGTCAGTCCAACATCGCCCCATGATTTTAGTCATTAATAAAATAGACCTTGTTGGGGACACGGCCTTGCCCCCCCTGCCCAATATCGGAATTCCCTCCGTCTGTACGGCTGCTGCCTGCAATCGTGGCATCGAAGCGCTAGAGCAAACCATTCTGAAAACGATTCATGCCGACCGTCTTACGGCGAGTAATGTAGAGGTGGCCGTTAACCAGCGACAAGCAGCCACCCTCACCCGTGTACGCACCGCCCTAGAGCAGGTACAGGCCACAATCACAAATCAACTCCCCCTAGACTTTTGGACCATTGATTTGCGCATGGCGATTCATGCCCTAGGAGAAGTAACGGGTGATGAGGTAACAGAGTCTATGCTGGATGAAATTTTCAGCCGCTTTTGCATTGGCAAGTAG
- a CDS encoding sugar ABC transporter permease yields the protein MSNRLMGKRQEAIAALLLLLPALILLGIFVFWPLVYLSVLSFTQGSFTRAGAQWYGIRNYVRFLIDPDVRQVLWNTVYFTIATVIPSLLLPLGLAVWLNQVVILRGLLRAAYFIPSVTSLVAVGLGFRWLFQTDGPINNVLLVAGWEPIPWLSSVTWAMPVLILLSAWKQIGFNLVVFLAGLQTIPRSRYEAAELDGADAGAKFWHITLPGLRPTLVFAGVTTAIFTLRGFEQVYVMTGGGPLNSTNILVHYTYQQAFAQFDFGYAAAAAIVLVGVALGLVYIQLRTWDQEIY from the coding sequence ATGTCTAATCGGTTGATGGGGAAGCGACAAGAGGCGATCGCAGCGTTGCTATTGCTGTTGCCCGCTCTGATTTTGTTAGGCATCTTTGTTTTTTGGCCGCTTGTATACTTGTCTGTGCTTAGTTTTACGCAGGGGAGCTTTACCCGTGCAGGGGCGCAATGGTACGGCATCCGGAACTATGTTCGGTTCTTGATTGATCCAGATGTGCGCCAGGTTTTGTGGAATACCGTTTACTTTACGATCGCAACGGTGATTCCCAGTTTGCTGCTGCCGCTAGGGCTCGCCGTTTGGTTAAATCAGGTTGTGATCCTGCGGGGGCTCTTGCGTGCAGCCTACTTTATCCCGTCGGTGACATCCCTCGTTGCTGTTGGGTTGGGGTTTCGCTGGCTATTTCAGACTGATGGCCCCATCAATAATGTGCTTTTAGTGGCAGGCTGGGAGCCTATTCCATGGTTGAGTAGCGTGACGTGGGCGATGCCAGTCTTGATTTTGCTAAGTGCTTGGAAGCAAATTGGGTTCAACCTGGTTGTGTTTCTCGCTGGACTGCAGACGATCCCCCGCAGTCGCTATGAAGCGGCGGAGTTAGATGGCGCTGATGCTGGAGCAAAGTTTTGGCATATTACCCTGCCGGGATTGCGTCCAACCCTGGTATTTGCGGGGGTGACGACCGCTATTTTTACCCTGCGGGGATTTGAGCAGGTCTATGTGATGACCGGAGGGGGCCCCTTGAACAGTACTAACATCCTGGTTCACTACACCTACCAGCAGGCCTTTGCCCAATTTGATTTTGGCTATGCGGCAGCCGCCGCCATTGTCCTGGTGGGCGTTGCTCTAGGATTGGTCTATATTCAGCTCCGCACCTGGGATCAGGAAATTTACTAG
- a CDS encoding GAF domain-containing protein, giving the protein MAQELCSPLSTFPLNAVPDTLPSPLSILNAISDPVFVKDNADRWIYVNDACCHLLGCSADALLDRSGGDNSCQASLEGLSGAQRQALITGLPQEEEISIRGNAGQMRTLAVKISVFTGEAEQTFLIHTLHDMTRRVEAEQLLQQQSRRERLLGAITKHLLQSLSPENLLSRSMAELRRFLDADRVLFYSLRPEREGVIAEAVASDQRSLKGCPLDPAYFEPAELERYCQGYIQVVEQVETSDLSQHQQEYLTALNVQAQIAIPVIQGDFLLGLICVHECRHPRPWVSWEIESLQDVATQVGGAIAQADLYAQVRQLNTELESQVEQRTKQLQQALDFEATLKRITDRVRDSLDETQILQTAVEELTEALGARGSNTAMYDLEQGTSTIYYESNKSLPSYQGRVAQMEAFPEVYHQLLDGQYFQFCSKEPNPVRGHVSMLACPIRDDRGVLGDLWLINEKDYGFEDQEIRLVQQVANQCAIAIRQARLYQAAQSQVKELERLNQLKDDFLSTVSHELRTPVTSMRVALQLLGVTLNQEFNLNAELRKPKGNQNRMARYYQVLKEECEREISLINDLLDLQRLDGGNHPMHLQRINLQSWLASMASKFQERAQSREQSLSVALPSTLPHIVSDQASLERVFAELLNNACKYTPPGESISITATIWDHNGIQIQVSNTGISVPPEELSRIFDKFYRVPSTDPWKQGGTGLGLALVQKLLLHLGGDIKAASDDHKTSFTVTLPLAM; this is encoded by the coding sequence ATGGCCCAAGAACTTTGTTCTCCTTTATCAACATTTCCCCTGAATGCAGTGCCCGATACTCTGCCATCTCCCCTATCAATTTTGAACGCGATCTCAGATCCGGTTTTTGTCAAAGACAATGCTGATCGCTGGATATACGTAAATGACGCCTGCTGTCATTTACTGGGGTGCTCTGCAGATGCACTGCTGGATCGATCTGGAGGGGATAATTCTTGTCAGGCCAGCCTAGAAGGGTTGAGCGGGGCTCAGCGGCAGGCCTTGATCACAGGGCTGCCTCAGGAAGAGGAGATTTCCATTCGAGGGAATGCCGGTCAGATGCGGACTCTCGCAGTCAAGATTAGCGTGTTTACGGGGGAAGCAGAGCAAACTTTCCTGATTCATACGCTGCACGACATGACCCGTCGTGTAGAAGCAGAACAGCTACTCCAGCAACAGTCCCGGCGAGAACGCCTCTTAGGGGCAATCACGAAACACCTGCTGCAATCCCTCAGTCCAGAAAATCTCTTGAGCCGTAGCATGGCTGAATTGAGGCGATTCCTCGATGCTGACCGAGTGCTGTTTTATAGTCTGCGGCCTGAACGTGAAGGCGTGATTGCAGAGGCGGTTGCTTCAGATCAGCGCTCTCTCAAAGGCTGCCCTCTTGACCCAGCCTACTTTGAACCGGCTGAACTTGAGCGTTATTGCCAAGGGTATATCCAAGTTGTTGAGCAGGTCGAAACCTCAGATCTTTCCCAGCATCAGCAGGAGTACCTCACGGCGTTAAATGTCCAGGCTCAGATTGCTATTCCTGTAATCCAGGGGGATTTTCTGTTAGGACTCATCTGTGTCCATGAGTGCCGTCACCCGCGTCCCTGGGTGTCTTGGGAAATCGAGTCTTTACAGGATGTGGCTACTCAGGTAGGGGGGGCGATCGCCCAAGCCGATCTCTATGCTCAAGTTCGTCAGCTCAACACTGAGTTAGAAAGCCAGGTCGAGCAACGCACAAAGCAGCTTCAGCAAGCGTTAGATTTTGAGGCCACGCTCAAGCGGATCACAGATCGAGTCCGAGACAGCTTAGATGAAACCCAAATTCTGCAAACCGCTGTAGAAGAGCTGACAGAGGCTCTGGGGGCGCGAGGGTCTAACACGGCAATGTATGACCTGGAGCAAGGGACATCAACGATCTATTACGAGTCCAACAAATCTTTGCCGTCTTACCAAGGCCGAGTTGCTCAGATGGAAGCCTTTCCCGAGGTATATCATCAGCTGTTAGACGGCCAGTACTTTCAGTTTTGTTCGAAGGAACCTAACCCAGTCCGGGGACATGTGTCGATGCTGGCCTGCCCTATCCGGGATGATCGCGGCGTCTTGGGAGACCTGTGGTTAATCAACGAGAAGGACTATGGGTTCGAGGATCAAGAGATTCGCCTTGTACAGCAGGTGGCCAATCAATGTGCGATCGCGATTCGTCAAGCCCGTCTCTATCAAGCAGCGCAGTCCCAGGTTAAGGAACTCGAGCGACTGAATCAGCTCAAAGATGATTTTCTGAGCACCGTCTCCCACGAATTGCGAACCCCAGTTACCAGTATGCGGGTCGCTCTACAGCTTCTGGGCGTTACCCTAAATCAAGAGTTCAACCTCAATGCTGAGCTGCGCAAACCGAAAGGTAACCAGAACCGTATGGCTCGGTATTATCAGGTCTTGAAAGAAGAATGTGAACGGGAAATTAGCCTGATTAATGATCTGCTAGATCTCCAGCGTCTTGATGGTGGGAACCATCCCATGCACCTACAGCGCATTAACCTTCAAAGCTGGTTGGCGAGTATGGCCAGCAAGTTTCAGGAGCGGGCTCAGAGTCGTGAGCAAAGCCTTTCCGTAGCCCTGCCTAGTACCCTGCCCCACATCGTGAGTGATCAAGCTAGTCTAGAGCGAGTGTTTGCAGAACTTCTCAATAATGCCTGTAAATACACTCCACCTGGGGAAAGTATTTCAATTACTGCCACCATATGGGATCACAACGGAATTCAAATTCAGGTATCTAATACTGGAATTTCAGTTCCACCAGAAGAGCTATCCCGTATTTTTGATAAGTTTTATCGCGTTCCCAGTACGGATCCTTGGAAGCAAGGGGGCACTGGCTTAGGTCTCGCTTTGGTGCAAAAGCTGCTGCTGCATCTGGGTGGTGATATTAAAGCCGCCAGCGATGACCATAAAACTTCCTTCACAGTGACATTGCCCCTGGCAATGTAG
- a CDS encoding DUF2301 domain-containing membrane protein translates to MTATTEAEQGSVTYQGQFGPFTIEKHDRQEVVLYRAGLMIAALCFALGTGGILWQGEKAWVLQGISVLYTVFWLSLGLSLLNIHIYLKPLHLLLQGFWFIGGVASLAIALFSPEPFALTIYQQPVYLWGVGFTFAALTGIFFKEAFCFNRVETKLLTPLVPLLLCGHLFGFLPAPWTGILLVMWAINFLIFALRKVIQPIPPDIGDKSVFDYLAQQRQQAQTAP, encoded by the coding sequence ATGACTGCAACGACTGAGGCTGAACAAGGATCGGTAACCTATCAAGGGCAATTTGGGCCTTTCACAATAGAGAAGCACGATCGCCAAGAGGTGGTGCTTTATCGCGCTGGGCTCATGATTGCGGCGCTCTGCTTTGCCTTGGGCACAGGGGGCATTCTCTGGCAAGGGGAGAAAGCATGGGTTTTACAGGGTATCAGTGTCCTTTACACCGTGTTTTGGCTATCTTTGGGGTTAAGCTTACTGAATATCCATATTTATCTGAAGCCGCTACATCTTTTACTACAAGGGTTTTGGTTCATTGGAGGGGTGGCCTCTCTAGCAATTGCGCTCTTTTCTCCAGAGCCGTTTGCGCTCACGATTTACCAACAGCCTGTGTACCTATGGGGGGTTGGGTTTACCTTTGCTGCTCTGACCGGCATCTTCTTTAAAGAAGCGTTTTGCTTTAATCGAGTTGAGACGAAACTGTTAACCCCTTTGGTTCCTTTATTGCTCTGTGGCCATTTGTTTGGTTTCTTGCCAGCACCGTGGACAGGGATTTTGTTAGTCATGTGGGCAATCAATTTTTTGATTTTTGCCCTTCGAAAAGTGATACAGCCGATTCCTCCCGATATTGGTGATAAGAGCGTTTTCGACTATTTAGCCCAGCAGCGGCAGCAAGCGCAGACTGCCCCGTAA
- the dprA gene encoding DNA-protecting protein DprA, which translates to MSRERAFWFAWSQIQGMGPILQKRLANGFGSLAAAWEATPEALQQVEGIGHKLAWEIAQQRAQLRPEDVLDDKIPFLTPADAAYPALLYEIPDPPPVLYYRGRLDLLNACQTHPAAGIVGTRRPSEYGKRWTRRLSTALSRAGFLIISGLADGIDREAHQSCLDARGQTIAILGTGVDVVYPHRNQELHQAIAESGLLLSEYPPGTPPDRVHFPRRNRIIAGLSRAILVTEAPEKSGALITAQLANDYGRDVFALPGSLDNPRCRGCLTLVNQGAQLILGEDPLINVLGGIPVEKLAKQPQESPRLSAQLPDLPPHLLQVFQSVPEEARSVDMIVQAVAELSTGEVLSALTQLELMGLVSSLPATQQYQRCGGAP; encoded by the coding sequence GTGTCAAGGGAACGGGCATTTTGGTTTGCCTGGAGTCAAATTCAGGGCATGGGGCCTATCTTGCAAAAGCGCTTAGCCAATGGATTTGGCTCTTTGGCCGCTGCTTGGGAGGCAACCCCAGAAGCGTTACAACAGGTAGAAGGAATTGGCCATAAGTTGGCATGGGAGATCGCCCAACAGCGTGCTCAACTGAGGCCAGAGGATGTCTTAGACGACAAGATTCCATTCCTCACCCCGGCGGATGCGGCCTATCCTGCCCTTCTCTATGAAATTCCTGACCCGCCCCCGGTGCTGTATTATCGGGGGCGGCTTGATCTGTTAAATGCTTGTCAAACTCACCCTGCTGCAGGCATTGTGGGTACTCGTCGCCCTTCTGAATACGGCAAACGCTGGACCCGTCGCCTCTCAACTGCCTTAAGCCGGGCCGGGTTTTTGATCATTTCAGGATTAGCCGATGGGATTGATCGTGAAGCTCATCAGAGCTGTTTAGACGCGAGGGGACAGACGATTGCCATCCTAGGGACGGGGGTGGATGTGGTGTATCCGCATCGCAATCAGGAGCTGCATCAGGCGATCGCTGAGTCTGGCCTCCTGCTGAGTGAATATCCACCGGGTACCCCGCCTGATCGGGTTCATTTTCCGCGTCGCAATCGGATTATTGCCGGGTTGAGCCGAGCCATTTTAGTGACTGAAGCCCCTGAGAAATCAGGCGCGCTTATCACTGCCCAACTTGCCAATGACTATGGCCGAGATGTTTTTGCCCTACCGGGGTCTTTAGACAATCCTCGCTGCCGGGGCTGCTTGACCCTGGTTAATCAAGGGGCTCAACTGATTCTGGGCGAAGATCCCCTGATTAATGTCTTGGGGGGCATCCCGGTTGAAAAGTTGGCCAAGCAGCCCCAAGAAAGCCCTCGTCTCTCCGCTCAACTGCCTGACCTGCCGCCTCACCTGTTACAAGTCTTTCAGTCAGTTCCTGAAGAAGCCAGATCTGTGGACATGATTGTTCAAGCGGTGGCTGAGCTTTCTACGGGAGAGGTTTTGAGTGCGCTGACACAGTTAGAACTGATGGGCTTAGTCAGTAGTCTGCCAGCGACGCAGCAGTACCAGCGCTGTGGCGGAGCCCCTTAA